CAAATAAATTATTTGGAGCTTCTTTTTATGTAGATCCATCTGATGATTTAAAAGTTAAAAAACCAGAAATAAATTATAAAATTTGGGAAAATGCCGATTTTAAAATTAATAAAAATGTAATTGAAGGATTTTCTAATAGAGGACTTTTAAAAGTTAAAAAGAATAAAAATTTAAAAATTCCAAGTGAACATAATGGAATAAAACTAACACAGATTGCAGATGATGCTTTTAGAAACATTAATTTTAGAAATGAAAGTCTAAAAAAATATGACTTGGAAAGTGTAACTTTACCTAATAGCATAGAAAAAATTGGAAATTTTGCCTTTCAGTCAAATTATATAACAGAATTAGATGTTCAAGATTGTGAAAATTTAACTGAAATCGGAAAAGGTGCATTTATGAATAATAAGATAAGTACACTAAATTTGAATGACCATTTAAAACTTATTGATGATGCAGCTTTTCATATAAATAATTTGGAATTTGTATTTATTCCTAAAAATGTTGAGAAAATTGGAATTTCAGCATTTAGAAACAATAAAATAAATATGCTTTTGATGAATTCAGAAAAACTTTCAGAAATTGGAGAAATGGCATTTCTAGGAAATGCTATAGCTCAAGTTGATTTAACTCAAACTCCAAATTTAAAAACAATAGGAGTTCAAGCATTTGCAGGTAATTTAATCACTTCAGTTAATTTACCTTATGGTGTTGAAGAAATAAGAGAAGAAGCATTTAGGAAAAATTCAATAAAAGAAGTTGCTTTTCCGAATTCACTAAAGAAAATAGCTTTTAATTCATTTGATGAAAATCCAGGAAATTTAGAATATAAAAAAGTTTTAGTTGAAATTACCGGTGGAAATATTAATAAAATTCCTGATGGAAATAATTTTATTGTAAATAAAAATACCTTGGCTAAAGACAGAACTGAGCTTAAAAAAACTATTGAAAAAATTGATTCTTTAAAATTAGATGAATTTCAAGAAAAAACAAAAAAATTATTTTTGGATATAAAAAAAGAAGGAGAACTTCTCTTAGAAAAAACTAATTTAAGAGAAGGAGAAATGCTTAAATATATTTTTGAAACTAATTTTTTAATTGATAGATCAGACATTAATATTTTATTAAAAAAAGCTAAGAAAAGTCTTTCAAATGGTGATGAAAAATCAAAAAAATTGTTAGAAGACAAAATTAATTATGCTGAAAAATCATATAATAACAGTGCATTGGATACTAGAAAATTAAAAAGACTTAAGAAAGAATTAAAATTTCTTACAGACTTGGTAAATGGAGAAGGCGAAACATCAAAAACTGTTATGTTACAAGGTCATCATAAATTAAATAGTCCATTACCTATACCATCATATCATATAGGCGTTAATGTTTACTTTGACAAGAACGGTAAAATTTTATATGTTTTGGATATGAGCTACAATATAGGAAAAGGAACATTAAATCAATATGGTACAGAAGTGGAAAATGTTGATGAGGATAATGAAGGATATCACAAGTTAGCATTGGATACTTTATCAGACTATGAAGGACTAAACTATAAAGAAATTTTGTCTGGAAATGTTGATTCAATTGGTAATATACTAAAAGTTGAAAAAGCAAAATATCATAGAGAAGGTATGTTTGAGGCAATAAAAGATGCTTGTAAAGATTATAAAGAAAAAGTAATCCGAAACGAAGAATATGACATCACTGTAGTTTCATTAGAAGAAACAAAATTTACAAATCTAAAATTGAGCGTTAAAAAAATAAATTCAGACAGTATAAAAAATCTACGAAATAATGTTTTGAATGCCTTTGATATACAGTTTAAAAATTTGAATGATAAAAAAGTTGATATGACTGGTAAATTTAAATTAATTTTAAATAAAAAATTTAGTGATGTTAAAGCTGTTTATCACCTTTCTGAATCAGGAGAACTAACTTCATGTAAATTTTCTCAAACTAAAGAAACTGTATCATTTGAAACGACACATTTTTCAAAGTATATCATTGAATATAACAAAACAAAGGAAAAAAATTCTGAAGGAAATAACTCAGATTTAGAAAATAACAGGAATAATAATATTTCTAGAAATGATACTAATACAAAAGCTAATACAAAAAATATGGGTAATAAACTACCACAAACTTCTATTGAAAAATCATCAATATTAGCAGTATTTTTAAGTATAGTAGTTTCAATTTTCATTTTTGTAAAATCAAGAAAATATAATTAGTTATTAAAGAAGTTAAATTAAAACTGACCTCAATAAATTAAAAATAATTTTTTGAAGGTCAGTTTTTAAATATAAAAATAAATACTATAAAACTATATGTAAATGTGGTATAATGATAAAAATATTTTTTTAATTGTGTTTATTTAATTGATTGAGAATTGCTTATATGGGGGTGTATGATGAATAAAAAAGAAAAAATAATTCAACTATGGTTTGATATGTGGATAAAACAAAAAGATTTAGGAATAGATGAAATTTTTACAGAAGATGTTATTTACACAGAGAGTTGGAGCCCCAAATATGAAAATCGTGAAACAGTAAAATTATGGTTTAATGAATGGAATACTCGTGGAATGGTAATAGATTGGACAATTAAACAATTTTTTCATAAAGGCAATCAAACTATTGTAGAATGGTATTTTAAAAATAAAATGAATGATGAAAGTATCGAAGATTTTGACGGAATTTCTCTTATTGTATGGACTGATGACAATAAAATAAAAGAATTAAAAGAATTTGGCTGTAATCGAAACAACTATAATCCTTATCAAAATGGTAAAATACCAAAATTCAGGGACGAAAAAACAAATTGGTTTTAATCATTTCAAACTAAAATAATTAAGAATAATTTAAAAGGAATGTCCCCTATCAATTATGGATTACATTCCTTTAATAATTTCTATATTTTTAAATCCAGTTCAATTAAATGACTGCATTTTATTATTTTAAATATCAAAATTCTACATACTATAATTCTTTAACTTTTTCTATCCATTTATTAAAGTTTGTTTTAAATATTATTGCCTTACTATATGGAAGACATAGTTCTGCCTTCCCAATATATTCTTTAAGTGTGTTAAGAGTTGTCTTAACATTAGTAGATCCAGATGTTGAAAAAGGAACCACCTTTTTATCATCTAAATTATAATTCTTTAAATAATCTAATACAATCATTGGTGGTTTACTAAACCAAATTGGATATCCCACTAAAACAACATCAACATCAGAAATATCTACAACTGGTGCAACATATTTAGCTGTTATATCCTTCTTTTTTTCATCTCTCGCTCTTCCAATAGCCTTAAAATATGAACCATAAGAAACTTCGGGTTCTATACTTATCATATCACAACCAAGATTTTCTTGGATTTTTGTTGCAACATTTTTAGTCTTACCACTATTTGAATAGTAGAAAATAATAGCTTTCATATTTTACCTCCTTATTTTCATTTTAACTTTAATTAATCATAGATATAATTTAAAAATTTCTATTTACTTTACTTATTTTTTAATACCTACTATTTTTATACCCTTTTTCTTATTTGCTTTAATCTCCATATTTTCAGTCGACACAAACTTAAGAAAAGCAATACCTTTTAATTTGTTTTATAGGAAATTCAAATATTCCTCTTTGTGATAGCACAACACTTATGAATAATCCTACAAATAAAAATTCAATCTTTCCCATAACTCCTGCATAAAATAAACTTGAAATACAAAATAGTTTTTCAAGTAAAATATAAAATTTCCAATGCCAAAAATAAACATTTATCGAGTTTTTACCCATATTGCTTATCCACTTAATTTTTTTATTTGGTATTAAGATTATAAAAGAGCAAAGTATCAATAACGACAATATGTAACAAGATAGTCTTGCCAAAGCTCCATATCTTAATATTGGTTCATAAAACGCGTTTCTTCCGGTAAATAAATACCGTAAAATATAAAATTTATCTATTTTATAAAAACACAAAAATCCCCATATCAATAAAATCAATATCGAAACTATATAAAGTCCCTTATACTTATTTTTAATACTTATTATATCCTCACTTTTAAGCATTGTACCTAACAAATAAAAAGGAAAAAACACAATAGCTCTTGATAAATACAAAAAATCTCCAATAGACTTGTCATATCCGGTAAAACAAGCCAAAACTACTGAAAAAACTAAAATATATTTTTTATTTTCATCTTTTATAACATAAGATATTATCGTATAAATTGCAAGAACAAACATAAACCATGATATTCCCCCATCAGATAAAAGACTGAAGCTAACATTGCCATTTCCGCTTAATCTGTCAAAAATCAAGGTTATTACTTTATACAAAAATCCAATACTACAATAAAAAATACACTTTTTTACAATATTTTTTTCGCTATGAAACAATCCTGAAATAAAAATAAATAGAGGCATATGAAAAGTATATATAAATAAAAATACACTTTTATACACATCTGATTTAGCTGTAAATTCATCGGCTAAATGTCCAATAACAACAAGTGTTATTAAAATAAATTTAAGATTATCCCATAGTGCTATACGCTCTTTCATAATTCCTCCCAAAAAACAAATAATTTATTTTTTCCAATCTCCATTTATAATTTTTCTATAATTTTCCGGATCAGTATCTCCTTCTGTATTAATTAAAAGAATAACAGAATTTTCATCTATTTTCATTTTTTTCTTCATCTCTTCCATAGAAGGTTCTGTCAAAACTCCAAGTAACGCACCCATTGTTGAAGCACCTGATTCTCCAGAAATAATTTTTAAATCTTCTCCTTTATTAAAAGCATAGGCTCTCATTCCATCAACTGCCATTTCATCAGAACCGGAAATATAAAAATCAGTATAATTCCATATAATTGGCCAGATAAGACTACAAGTTGTTCCGCAATTCAATCCTGCCATAATAGTCGTTGGTGCTCCTCCTACAGAATAAGATTTCCCATCGCCTATCTCAGCAGAACGATAAATACAATCGGCAACATTTGATTCAACAATAGTAAATATAGGTTTGTTATTTTTATAATGTTCTACAAAATATGCAATCATTCCTCCAGCCATTGAACCTACTCCTGCCTGTAAAAAAATATGTGTAGGAATTACATTTAAATTTTCTAACTCTTCAGTAATTTCATAAGCCATTGTGAGATACCCTTGAATAATCCATGTCGGAATTTTCTCATATCCATCCCAAGAAGTATCTTGAATTAATATCCAACCATACTTTTTACTCATTTCTAAAGCATATTTAACAGTATCATCATAACTTAAATCTGTAATCTCTACTTTTGCAGGACCAACTTTTCGAATTGCTTCTGCTCGAACTTCTGCTGTTCCATAAGGCATATAGACATGGGCTTTACATCCAAATAATCCTGAAGCCCAAGACACTCCCCTACCATGATTTCCATCAGTACATGTTACAAACTCAATCTGTTCAAGTCTTTTTTTATATTTATCAGATAACAAATCATTTAAACTAGTAGTATCCGGATTAAGATTTAATTCATCACATAAAATTCTAAACATTGCATAACTTCCACCTAGCCCTTTAAATGCATTTAGTGAAAAACGCTTTGATTCATCTTTTACGTAGATTGCACCAATATTCAGCTTTGAAGACAAATTAGGAAGACAAGCGAGTGGAGTTTTCTTATATTCCTCAATCTGTTTATGAAATTTTAATACTGCTTTCGCCTGCTCTTCACCATATAATTTAATATCTAATTCCTTTTTAGTATTTGAACTTTCAAGAACTTTTATCTTTTCAAATTTACCATTCATTGTAAAATAACTCCTTTTTTGTCAAAACATGCCATATAGTTTTGTTTTCAAAACCACATTTTAAATATAAATTTTCAGGATTACTTTTATTATTTATTTTCCCAGAAACAGTAACAAAATCTGCTTTTTTCTTTAATCTATACAATAATTCATTTACAATAACTGTTCCAAATCCTTTTTTTCTATAATCTTTTGAAACTTGAATCCAATCCAAATACCCCTCTTTTATTTCATCATCAAATTCAGCAATTCCTGTAGCAACTATTTTTTTATTATATTTATCAAAAATACAAATCCACAATTCCTCATCATATACTATACGATCTTTATAAGACTCTAATTCTTTAATTGTTATTCCCTCATCATAACAACTATTTATATGAATGGCAAATTCTTCAATACTACATTTGTAAAAAATAAAATTCTCAGGAAGATTACATAAAATAATATTATTTAAGTTGTGAACTAATTTAAAATAAATATCATCATTAAAATCTTTTAATAGCTCTTTTGAAAAATACTTATCATTAATTATTTTCATATTATCTGGAACTTTGAATTTTTTACTTTTCCAGTATGACAAAGCAGAGTGTTCAGTTGGGTTTTCTAAATATTTTTTCTCACTCATTTTACCTCCTATAAAAATATTAATGTATACATAGTATTATTCCTATTCTTATACCTTCTCAATCTCCACAACCACTTCACAATGTGCTGTTTTACTGAACATATCACATAGTTTTACTTTCTTTAATTCAAATCCACCTTCTATAAAAAGTTTTAAATCTCTTGTAAGTGTCGCTCCGTTGCAACTTACATATACAACTTTTCTAATATTACTTTTGATAATAGTATCTACAACTTTTTTATCAAGTCCTTTTCGTGGAGGATCTACAGAAATTATGTCTATATTTTTATTTTTTAAGATTTCATCAATCTTTTCTTCACTTTTTCCATATAGAAACTCAACATTATTCACATCATTTAGTTTTAAATTTTCTTTAGCGTCTTTTACTGCATCTTTTACAACTTCTACACCAATCACTTTTTTAAAATTTTCTGCAAAATATATACTTGTTGTTCCTATTCCAGAATATAAATCTAATAAGTTTTTATCTTTATTTTCTCCTAAAAAATCTTTTGCTATATTATATAAATTTTCAGTTTGAAATCTATTTACTTGAAAAAAACTCTTTGGAGAAATATTAAATTCATATTTTCCTATTTTATCAGTAAAATTTTTCTTAAAAAATATTAATTTACTTTCTTGTCCCATAATTATACTTGCTTTTTTAGGGTTAATATTTATATGTCCACTTACTAATTTCTCATATTCACTTAAACTTTTTACAAAATTTTCAACTTCTACTGTATCTTTTTTAACAACAACTGTAATCATAATTTCAGAATTGAAATTTGACCTTATGCTGATATTTTTCAAAATTCCTTCGTCTGTATTTACATCATAGGATTTAATTTTAAATTCTTTTAATTTTGCTTGTAAAAATGGTAAAAATTCATTTATACTCTCATCACTTAATGGACAATTTTCAAGTTTTATTTTGCTTTCCCCATTATCCACACAGTAACAAAGTTCAAAATTTTCATTTGTCTTTAATTCAATTTTATTTCTATAATTTAAGTTATTTTTATTATCTAAAATTTCTACACCTTCTAATTCTATACCTGTATTTTTTCTAAGGCTATCTAAAAACATCTTTTTCTTTAATTCAAGTTCTTTTTCATATTTTAGATTTATAAAATGATAGATATCTGTTAGTTTTTCATCATATAGATTTTCTCTGTATTCACTATATTTCAAATATTTTTTAACATATCCGTTAGAAAATTTTTTCTTCTTTTGAGTTATTTCAACATCTACAATATCTCCAACAAGTCCACCTTTTACAAAAACTACTCCCTCTTCACTTTTTGCAACTCCAAGTCCCTCATTGGTATTGTCAATTATTTCTAAATTTCTTAATTCCATTATTTTCCTCTTTGTCTTGTAATTTCATATAAACCAAGTTTTGTAAATCCGTGAAAATTCCAAATCTTATTGTCAAAAATTTGTATTTCTTTAATTTTTTCTTCCAAAATTTCTTTTTCTTTTGTTTTCATATTTATAAAATCTACAATTATTATTCCCGAAATATCCCTAAAAGAAATCTGTCTAATAATTTCATCAATTGCAATTAAATTTACAGATAATGCATTCTTACTTTTATTTATTTCATTTGTTTTTTTCTTTGAATTTACATCTATTACTGTAAGTGCTTCCGTTTTTTCTATAACTATATTTATATCTTCAACTTCAACTATTTTTTTATTTAATCCCTCTAGATATACTCCGATATTATAATCATATTTTGGAGAATATTCTTCATCATACATCAATTCATTTTTCAAAAATTTATTATCTTTAAAACTCTTGTATAACTCTTTATCATTTAATATACAGGAATATTTTTCATTTTCAAATAAAAAGTCCTCCAAAAAATTCTCCTTTTTGTAGATTAATTTAGGAACCGGTAAATTATTTAAACTATCCACTATTTCTTGCATTTTTTCTACATTTTTTCTTATATCATTCAATAAAGCGTCTTCATCACAATCGACACTTTTTGTTCTCAATTTTACTGAAAAATTTGATTTTATATTTTTTATTTTTACTAAATCAAAGTTATGTTCTTTTAATTTTTTTGAAATCAAAATATCTTCTCTATTTTTGTAAGATATAACTGAAAACATTGAAGAAATTGAAAAATTCATCGAAACATTAGGTGCTTTTTCTCCTGCATTTATTTTATAAATTTCAACAAATATAACATCTCCAACTTTTACTTCACCGATAGTATCTTTAAAGTCTAAAAATCCATTTTTCCCATTTTTAAGTTCTACAAAAAAGCATTGTAATGCATCAACTTTTTTTACAACTCGTACTCTGTATATATCTCCAATTTCAAAATCACTAAATGTTTTTACAAAATAGGAGTTTAATTTTGAATTTAAAACTTTTCCATATTCAATTTTTTCTTCATTTTTATATATAAATAAATAATCTTTCAAAACTTTCTCCTATTCAACATATTCAAAATTATTCTTTTTATATAGAATTTTTTTCAACAACCCACAAAAATACACACAAAAAATATAATTAAGCTGTGCAAGGTTATAATTATATTCTAAAATTAAATTTCTATCTTCTCTTATATTTATCTCTTCACTTAAATTTTTCAATTTTTTAAAAATCTTATTAAATTGATAATAATAAAAACTTTGATGTATCACTAAAATAGCAATACTAACTAAAAACATAATATTAAAAAATAATTTAATCATAAAAACTCCATAAAAAAAGAACTTGGTTAATCCAAGTTCTATTTTACCATAAATTTAGCTATAAGTTAACTACCTTCTACATATATCCCATTCCAGGATTCATTCCGCCAGGCATTTGTCCCATTGGTTCATCTTTAGTTACATCAGCAACAGCAGCTTCTGTTGTTAAAACCATTGATGCAACACTTGATGCATTTTGAAGTGCTGATCTAGTAACTTTTGTAGGATCAACAATTCCATTTTCAAGCATATTTACATATTTTTCACTTAAAGCATCAAAACCAATTCCAACTTCAGCATTCTTAACATTTTCAACGATAACTGAACCTTCTAAACCTGCATTTATTGCAATTTGTCTAACTGGTTCTTCAAGTGCTTTAACAATTATATTAACACCTGTTCTTTCGTCTCCATTAGTTCCTTCAAGAAGTGCTTTAACTTTTGGAATTACATTTAGCAATACAGTTCCACCTCCAGGAACAATACCTTCTTCTACTGCTGCTCTTGTAGCTGCAAGTGCATCTTCTATTCTTAACTTTCTTTCTTTAAGTTCTGTTTCAGTAGCTGCACCAACTTGAATTACTGCAACTCCTCCAGCAAGTTTAGCAAGTCTTTCTTGTAATTTATCTCTATCATATTCAGAATCGCTTATTTCTATTTGATTTCTAATTAAAGCAACTCTTTCTTCTATAGCTGATTGTTCACCTGCTCCATTTACGATAACAGTAAGTTCTTTTCCAACAGTTACCCTTCTTGCTTTACCTAACATTTCAATAGAAGTTTCTTTTAATTCATATCCTAAATCTTCTGAAATAACTGTACCACCTGTTAAAATTGCAATATCTTGTAGCATATCTTTTCTTCTATCACCAAAAGCAGGTGCTTTTACAGCTACACAGTTAAATGTTCCTCTTAATTTATTAACAACAAGAGTTGCCATTGCTTCGCCTTCTACATCGTCAGCAATAATTAAAAGTGGTTTTCCTTGTTGAACAATTTGTTCTAATACAGGTAAAACTTCTTGAATATTAGTAATCTTTTTATCAGTAATTAAAATATATGGATCTTCAAGTTCAGCTTCCATTTTTTCAGTATTAGTTACCATATAAGGAGAAACATATCCTCTATCAAATTGCATACCTTCAACAACTTCTAAAGTTGTTCCCATACTTCTAGATTCTTCAACAGTGATAACACCGTCTTTTCCAACTTTTTCCATTGCATCAGAAATTAATTTTCCAACTTCTTCATCAGCTGCAGAAATTGATGCTACTTGAGCAATACTTTCTTTTGTTTCAACAGGTTTTGAAAATTCTTTAATTCCTTCAACAGCTTTATCAACTGCTTTTTTAATTCCCTTTTGAATAATCATTGGATTTGCTCCTGCTGCAACATTCTTTAAACCTTCTCTGATAATTGCTTGTGCTAAAAGTGTTGCTGTAGTTGTACCATCACCTGCAACATCATTTGTCTTAGTTGCAACTTCTTTAACAAGTTGAGCTCCCATATTTTCATAAGGATCTTCCAATTCAATTTCTCTTGCAATAGTAACACCGTCATTTGTAATAAGTGGTGAACCGAATTTTTTATCTAAAACTACATTTCTTCCTTTAGGTCCAAGTGTAACTTTAACTGTATTTGAAAGTTTATTAATACCAGCTTCCATTCCTTTTCTTGCTTCTTCATTAAATTTAATTTCTTTAGCCATTTAAAAACCTCCTAATCTTCAACAACTGCTAAAACATCAGCAATTTTTACAACAATATATTCTTTTTTATCAAGTTTAACTTCAGTTCCTGCATATTTTGAGAAAATTATTTTATCTCCAACTTTAATTAAATCTTTCTTATCTTCATCTTTTAAAATTTCATCACCAATTGCCAAAACTTTAGCAACACTTGGTGCCTCTTTTGCAGAAGTAGGAAGAACTATACCTGAACTTGTCTTTTCTTCTACCTCAACCATTTCTATAACTAATTTATCTCCTATTGGTTTTAATTTCATAATATCCCTCCTATTAAAGTTATTAGCAGTCTATTAACTTGAGTGCTAATTGATTACAAATATATTATACCACATAAAACATAATTTATAAACATTTTTATAAAAAAATTTTTTTAATTAGAAAATTTTATTTAAAATAAACTTGTTTATTCAAAAAAAAATCACTCAATACAGATTTTACTCTATAATTGAGTGATTTTAAATTTAGAAAATTTATTAAATTATAAAACTAATTATTTTTATTTTCCTTTTCCTCATTCTTTTCTTCAGATTTTACTGGTTTATCTGTTTTTGTTTTTTCTACATCCTTATTATCATCAACTTTTTTATCTTCAGTCTTTGGAACAGAGTTATTTTTTTCTGCAGATTTTTCTTCAACTATTTTTTCTTTAGATTCTTCACTATTTTTTTTAGTTATTTTATTTTTCTCTTCTTCATAACCTGAATAATCTTTTGTATCTTCTTCATCCACATAATCTTCATTATCTTTTTTGGCTTTTTTTGGTGCTTCTGGTAGTTTCTTTTTATATCTAATTTGTCCATTTACTTTTTCAAAATCAGCTAAACTAAATGTTAAAGTCTCATCATTTATATAAACATAAGCAATATCACCTATAATATAAGCATCCGTTTCATCTTCAAGATTATAAACTTTTCTAAGATACTTTAATACTTCCTCTTTATCAACTGTTATTTTAGACTCAATTTCTGCATTTGGATTTTGAATTATATATTTTAAAGCAGCTACTATTTCTCTGGCGGTACATTCACCATATTGACCAGCTTTTGCATTTTGAATAATTTGTTTTATAGTTATTGCATGGTAGTGACCTCCATGTAACCAATAAAATATTCCTTTTGTAACTCCATTAGATCCATAAACTGGTAATGTTGTATTTAAATCTCCATAATGTCTCATTGCTCTAAGATTACTATCAAGATATGGAATTACTTTATCTTTTATTTCTGCTTTTACACTTTCATAAGTAAATAATTCATTTTCATCTACACCAATATCTGAGTGATCGCTTCCTTCTTTAATATATTCAGCATCAGGATAACGGCTTCTAGGATTTTCGTGAACTACTCCGACCTCTTTATCTCCAACATATAAATGCCAATGATCTCCATGATCTATAATTTTTGTAACCCCTTTTGGCCATTCAAATGGTTTATTTGAATTTTCTCCATGATTTCCTTGATATTCTCCAAATTCAGCTTCTGGATAAAGTGATCTTGGATTAGTATAAGTGATTCCTTCATTTCCTTTTG
Above is a genomic segment from Parvimonas micra containing:
- a CDS encoding leucine-rich repeat domain-containing protein, with amino-acid sequence MKIKRILKIFMVFLFIFSLLIPKFLSTNSHTVTANDNGINDEWTIDDFIIENDTIYGFSKKGSEKLKKNGKVILPTEKNGVKITKVASFAFHPDKKKEIEDYIGREGKNGEKNNKDVDGNEIRNIGESFNNTLIKSVTIPDGYEYIGQDAFDFNESLNELKLASTITRISDYAFAHIALDKSLELPSELKTLGDSAFMESQITGSLVLPEKLESLGERTFKNNKISNIEFKGKKISELGEKVFEDNRIESINIPNSIKKIASDAFNGNYGNEEYNYIVTLWTEHKNNPNKLFGASFYVDPSDDLKVKKPEINYKIWENADFKINKNVIEGFSNRGLLKVKKNKNLKIPSEHNGIKLTQIADDAFRNINFRNESLKKYDLESVTLPNSIEKIGNFAFQSNYITELDVQDCENLTEIGKGAFMNNKISTLNLNDHLKLIDDAAFHINNLEFVFIPKNVEKIGISAFRNNKINMLLMNSEKLSEIGEMAFLGNAIAQVDLTQTPNLKTIGVQAFAGNLITSVNLPYGVEEIREEAFRKNSIKEVAFPNSLKKIAFNSFDENPGNLEYKKVLVEITGGNINKIPDGNNFIVNKNTLAKDRTELKKTIEKIDSLKLDEFQEKTKKLFLDIKKEGELLLEKTNLREGEMLKYIFETNFLIDRSDINILLKKAKKSLSNGDEKSKKLLEDKINYAEKSYNNSALDTRKLKRLKKELKFLTDLVNGEGETSKTVMLQGHHKLNSPLPIPSYHIGVNVYFDKNGKILYVLDMSYNIGKGTLNQYGTEVENVDEDNEGYHKLALDTLSDYEGLNYKEILSGNVDSIGNILKVEKAKYHREGMFEAIKDACKDYKEKVIRNEEYDITVVSLEETKFTNLKLSVKKINSDSIKNLRNNVLNAFDIQFKNLNDKKVDMTGKFKLILNKKFSDVKAVYHLSESGELTSCKFSQTKETVSFETTHFSKYIIEYNKTKEKNSEGNNSDLENNRNNNISRNDTNTKANTKNMGNKLPQTSIEKSSILAVFLSIVVSIFIFVKSRKYN
- a CDS encoding nuclear transport factor 2 family protein; the encoded protein is MNKKEKIIQLWFDMWIKQKDLGIDEIFTEDVIYTESWSPKYENRETVKLWFNEWNTRGMVIDWTIKQFFHKGNQTIVEWYFKNKMNDESIEDFDGISLIVWTDDNKIKELKEFGCNRNNYNPYQNGKIPKFRDEKTNWF
- a CDS encoding flavodoxin family protein — encoded protein: MKAIIFYYSNSGKTKNVATKIQENLGCDMISIEPEVSYGSYFKAIGRARDEKKKDITAKYVAPVVDISDVDVVLVGYPIWFSKPPMIVLDYLKNYNLDDKKVVPFSTSGSTNVKTTLNTLKEYIGKAELCLPYSKAIIFKTNFNKWIEKVKEL
- a CDS encoding acyltransferase family protein, which codes for MKERIALWDNLKFILITLVVIGHLADEFTAKSDVYKSVFLFIYTFHMPLFIFISGLFHSEKNIVKKCIFYCSIGFLYKVITLIFDRLSGNGNVSFSLLSDGGISWFMFVLAIYTIISYVIKDENKKYILVFSVVLACFTGYDKSIGDFLYLSRAIVFFPFYLLGTMLKSEDIISIKNKYKGLYIVSILILLIWGFLCFYKIDKFYILRYLFTGRNAFYEPILRYGALARLSCYILSLLILCSFIILIPNKKIKWISNMGKNSINVYFWHWKFYILLEKLFCISSLFYAGVMGKIEFLFVGLFISVVLSQRGIFEFPIKQIKRYCFS
- a CDS encoding diaminopropionate ammonia-lyase — protein: MNGKFEKIKVLESSNTKKELDIKLYGEEQAKAVLKFHKQIEEYKKTPLACLPNLSSKLNIGAIYVKDESKRFSLNAFKGLGGSYAMFRILCDELNLNPDTTSLNDLLSDKYKKRLEQIEFVTCTDGNHGRGVSWASGLFGCKAHVYMPYGTAEVRAEAIRKVGPAKVEITDLSYDDTVKYALEMSKKYGWILIQDTSWDGYEKIPTWIIQGYLTMAYEITEELENLNVIPTHIFLQAGVGSMAGGMIAYFVEHYKNNKPIFTIVESNVADCIYRSAEIGDGKSYSVGGAPTTIMAGLNCGTTCSLIWPIIWNYTDFYISGSDEMAVDGMRAYAFNKGEDLKIISGESGASTMGALLGVLTEPSMEEMKKKMKIDENSVILLINTEGDTDPENYRKIINGDWKK
- a CDS encoding GNAT family N-acetyltransferase, whose translation is MSEKKYLENPTEHSALSYWKSKKFKVPDNMKIINDKYFSKELLKDFNDDIYFKLVHNLNNIILCNLPENFIFYKCSIEEFAIHINSCYDEGITIKELESYKDRIVYDEELWICIFDKYNKKIVATGIAEFDDEIKEGYLDWIQVSKDYRKKGFGTVIVNELLYRLKKKADFVTVSGKINNKSNPENLYLKCGFENKTIWHVLTKKELFYNEW
- the rlmD gene encoding 23S rRNA (uracil(1939)-C(5))-methyltransferase RlmD codes for the protein MELRNLEIIDNTNEGLGVAKSEEGVVFVKGGLVGDIVDVEITQKKKKFSNGYVKKYLKYSEYRENLYDEKLTDIYHFINLKYEKELELKKKMFLDSLRKNTGIELEGVEILDNKNNLNYRNKIELKTNENFELCYCVDNGESKIKLENCPLSDESINEFLPFLQAKLKEFKIKSYDVNTDEGILKNISIRSNFNSEIMITVVVKKDTVEVENFVKSLSEYEKLVSGHININPKKASIIMGQESKLIFFKKNFTDKIGKYEFNISPKSFFQVNRFQTENLYNIAKDFLGENKDKNLLDLYSGIGTTSIYFAENFKKVIGVEVVKDAVKDAKENLKLNDVNNVEFLYGKSEEKIDEILKNKNIDIISVDPPRKGLDKKVVDTIIKSNIRKVVYVSCNGATLTRDLKLFIEGGFELKKVKLCDMFSKTAHCEVVVEIEKV
- a CDS encoding ribonuclease E/G; amino-acid sequence: MKDYLFIYKNEEKIEYGKVLNSKLNSYFVKTFSDFEIGDIYRVRVVKKVDALQCFFVELKNGKNGFLDFKDTIGEVKVGDVIFVEIYKINAGEKAPNVSMNFSISSMFSVISYKNREDILISKKLKEHNFDLVKIKNIKSNFSVKLRTKSVDCDEDALLNDIRKNVEKMQEIVDSLNNLPVPKLIYKKENFLEDFLFENEKYSCILNDKELYKSFKDNKFLKNELMYDEEYSPKYDYNIGVYLEGLNKKIVEVEDINIVIEKTEALTVIDVNSKKKTNEINKSKNALSVNLIAIDEIIRQISFRDISGIIIVDFINMKTKEKEILEEKIKEIQIFDNKIWNFHGFTKLGLYEITRQRGK